A genomic segment from Arcobacter acticola encodes:
- the lptA gene encoding lipopolysaccharide transport periplasmic protein LptA — protein sequence MKYLIGTLLCSTLLLAQTETLIIDSQDFQADDKKGVSIFTGNVKIKMGQDKLNADRVDVFFTTDKNNAKVPLKYEATGKADFEIVTKDKHYIGNGDKIIYSPQKEEYTIIGNGFLQEKNDDRKVYGDTIFVNQLSGEARVKGSENKPVRFMINVERGEDKGTKK from the coding sequence ATGAAATATTTAATTGGAACTTTACTTTGTTCTACATTGTTGCTAGCTCAAACTGAAACATTGATAATTGATTCACAAGACTTTCAAGCAGATGATAAAAAAGGAGTCTCTATTTTTACAGGAAATGTAAAAATTAAAATGGGACAAGATAAGTTAAATGCAGATCGCGTTGATGTATTTTTTACAACAGATAAAAACAATGCAAAAGTTCCTTTAAAATATGAAGCAACAGGAAAAGCTGACTTTGAAATAGTGACAAAAGACAAACACTATATTGGTAATGGTGATAAGATTATATATTCACCACAAAAAGAAGAATATACTATTATTGGTAATGGATTTTTACAAGAAAAAAATGATGATAGAAAAGTTTACGGAGATACAATTTTTGTAAATCAATTAAGTGGTGAGGCAAGAGTCAAAGGTAGTGAAAACAAACCTGTTAGATTTATGATTAATGTTGAACGTGGTGAAGATAAAGGAACTAAGAAATGA
- a CDS encoding N-acetyltransferase encodes MDIRFYKPTVADITKMQDIVREEVDKGKILLRTADEMATTIRSYTVVEVDGKMAGFTATHIHSPRLAEVRSLVVGKDFRGLKLGKQLVESCIKEAKEYGIEQLLSLTYEQGFFESCGFRVISKEEIPEHKIWADCIRCKHFPICDEIAMVIDL; translated from the coding sequence TTGGACATTAGATTTTATAAGCCAACAGTGGCAGATATTACAAAAATGCAAGATATTGTAAGAGAAGAAGTTGATAAAGGAAAAATCCTTTTAAGAACTGCTGATGAAATGGCCACAACTATTCGATCTTATACAGTTGTTGAAGTTGATGGAAAAATGGCTGGGTTTACAGCAACTCATATTCATTCTCCAAGACTTGCAGAAGTACGAAGCTTAGTTGTTGGAAAAGATTTTAGAGGTTTAAAGCTTGGAAAACAATTAGTTGAATCATGTATTAAAGAAGCAAAAGAATATGGAATTGAACAACTTTTATCTTTAACTTATGAGCAAGGCTTTTTTGAGTCTTGTGGATTTAGAGTTATATCAAAAGAAGAAATCCCTGAGCATAAAATCTGGGCTGATTGCATAAGATGTAAGCATTTTCCTATTTGTGATGAAATTGCAATGGTAATTGACTTATAA
- a CDS encoding transglutaminase family protein, which produces MQRFKIIHRTYYNYSNSVDLGAHNLLLRPRENHELRIENFVLNITPKAKVLWHRDVEDNSVGIASFTESTQQLLIESELIIQQYNESPLDFLVSSYAINYPFTYEADDNLILSAYRILPDEQTRKLLNNWIFNIYKINEEIQTYTLLQRLTTYIYKNFVYKIREEVGVQSASETLSLGTGSCRDFAYLFMEAVKCLGLATRFVSGYLYAPLMSEQVGSTHAWAEVYVPGAGWIGFDPTIGNIVGKDHIAVAVSRLPNNISPIAGSFSGTATSSLDVGVWVTLC; this is translated from the coding sequence ATGCAACGCTTTAAAATTATACATAGAACGTATTATAACTATTCAAATAGTGTTGATTTAGGAGCTCATAATTTACTTTTAAGACCAAGAGAAAATCATGAACTTAGAATCGAGAATTTTGTTTTAAATATTACTCCTAAAGCAAAAGTTTTATGGCATAGAGATGTTGAAGATAATTCTGTAGGAATTGCCAGTTTTACTGAATCAACGCAACAATTATTAATAGAAAGTGAATTAATAATTCAACAATATAATGAATCACCTTTGGATTTTTTAGTTTCTTCATATGCAATTAATTATCCATTTACCTATGAAGCGGATGATAACTTAATTTTATCTGCATATAGAATACTTCCAGATGAACAAACAAGGAAACTATTAAATAACTGGATTTTCAATATATATAAAATAAATGAAGAAATTCAAACCTATACCTTACTTCAAAGATTAACTACTTATATTTATAAAAATTTTGTATATAAAATTAGAGAAGAAGTAGGCGTTCAAAGTGCAAGTGAAACTTTATCATTAGGTACAGGTTCTTGTCGTGATTTTGCTTATTTATTTATGGAAGCAGTGAAATGTCTAGGGCTTGCAACTAGATTTGTAAGTGGTTATTTATATGCTCCTTTAATGAGTGAACAAGTAGGTTCGACTCATGCTTGGGCTGAAGTTTATGTTCCAGGGGCTGGATGGATTGGTTTTGATCCTACTATTGGTAATATTGTAGGAAAAGATCATATCGCAGTTGCAGTGTCTAGACTTCCTAATAACATCTCACCAATTGCAGGTTCTTTTTCAGGAACTGCAACTTCAAGTTTAGATGTTGGAGTTTGGGTAACTTTATGTTAG
- the yihA gene encoding ribosome biogenesis GTP-binding protein YihA/YsxC, producing MKITEANFLQSAQGIADSPSPDRAEVAFLGRSNVGKSSLLNTLTNRKGLAKSSSTPGKTQLINYFEIKFKTGNEELPYLFARFVDLPGFGYAKVAKSLKAEWNRNLTAYLEQRPNLQIFVHLIDSRHPLLDIDKNVDEFLKTIKRGDQIIVQAFTKIDKLKMNDLAKLKREYPEGIFISNLKKKGMIDLQNKITGYLFGH from the coding sequence ATGAAAATAACTGAAGCAAATTTTTTACAATCAGCACAAGGAATAGCAGATTCTCCAAGTCCTGATAGAGCCGAAGTTGCTTTTTTAGGAAGATCAAATGTTGGAAAGTCTTCACTTTTAAATACCTTAACAAATAGAAAAGGTTTAGCAAAATCATCTTCAACTCCTGGAAAAACTCAACTTATAAACTATTTTGAAATTAAATTCAAAACAGGTAATGAAGAGTTACCTTATTTATTTGCAAGATTTGTGGATTTACCAGGTTTTGGATATGCTAAAGTAGCAAAAAGTCTAAAAGCGGAATGGAATAGAAATTTAACTGCTTATTTAGAACAAAGACCAAATTTACAAATTTTTGTTCATTTAATTGATTCACGACATCCGTTACTTGATATTGATAAAAATGTTGACGAGTTTTTAAAAACAATAAAAAGAGGCGATCAGATTATTGTTCAAGCTTTTACAAAAATTGATAAATTAAAAATGAACGATTTAGCAAAATTAAAAAGAGAATACCCTGAAGGAATTTTTATATCAAATTTGAAAAAAAAGGGTATGATAGATTTACAAAATAAAATTACAGGATATTTATTTGGACATTAG
- a CDS encoding transglutaminase-like domain-containing protein produces MSTSCTFKFDISEPTPFLFMLRPRGDLIQHITFEEFIIKPNIKVTQFQDIYGNFYQRFIAPPGKLKIKSNSKIKTNENFNNAYGKEFIEVQSLPENVLLYLLPSRYCESDCFNQMATEITQGLPLGYEQVNAITNWIRNNISFENNNSDTQVSAIEVNNRKYGVCRDLAHLGIALCRSISIPSRIVVGYLYNLEPMDLHAWFEVYIGDGWYRFDATQEANKEGYVVIAYGRDAADVAVYNQYGATLFPSSQKVKVKKIKE; encoded by the coding sequence TTGTCCACTAGCTGTACTTTCAAATTTGACATTTCTGAACCTACACCTTTTTTATTTATGTTAAGACCTCGAGGTGACTTAATTCAGCATATTACTTTTGAAGAATTTATTATTAAACCAAATATTAAAGTAACTCAATTTCAAGATATTTATGGTAATTTTTATCAAAGATTTATTGCTCCTCCTGGAAAATTAAAAATTAAAAGTAATAGTAAAATTAAAACAAATGAAAATTTCAACAATGCATATGGAAAAGAATTTATAGAAGTTCAATCTTTGCCTGAAAATGTACTTTTATATTTGCTTCCTAGTAGATATTGCGAGTCTGATTGTTTTAATCAAATGGCTACAGAAATTACACAAGGTTTACCTTTAGGATATGAGCAAGTAAATGCAATTACTAATTGGATACGAAATAATATTAGTTTTGAGAATAATAACAGTGATACACAAGTAAGTGCTATTGAAGTTAATAATAGAAAATATGGTGTATGTAGAGATTTGGCTCATTTGGGAATTGCTTTATGTAGGAGTATAAGTATTCCTTCTCGTATTGTTGTGGGATATTTGTATAATTTAGAACCTATGGATTTACATGCTTGGTTTGAAGTTTATATTGGTGATGGCTGGTATCGATTTGATGCAACACAAGAAGCAAATAAAGAAGGCTATGTAGTAATTGCATACGGTAGAGATGCAGCAGATGTTGCTGTTTATAATCAATATGGAGCTACACTTTTCCCTAGTTCTCAAAAAGTTAAAGTAAAAAAGATAAAAGAGTAA